The Zingiber officinale cultivar Zhangliang chromosome 9A, Zo_v1.1, whole genome shotgun sequence genome window below encodes:
- the LOC122021503 gene encoding proline-rich receptor-like protein kinase PERK10 translates to MALMAQKRIFVVFMIIIIMVSLPSTALGGRKSKNFVEYAAPSATMTKEYYALSENRADEVDGSHAVRWRMLMKVDTQDYGPDNPAPSLPSLPEPPPRRISRGPPNRSDYTTPLGSDDPTPTLPEPPSGCIPHGPPTGSDDPTPLGSDDPTPTLPEPPSGRIPHGPPNGSDDPTPLGSDDPTPTLLEPPSGRIPHGPPNGSDDPTLFGSDDPTPSLPEPPSGRIPHDPPNG, encoded by the exons ATGGCCTTAATGGCACAGAAACGTATCTTTGTTGTCTTcatgatcatcatcatcatggttTCACTTCCATCAACAGCATTGGGAG ggaggaagagcaagaactttGTCGAGTATGCAGCTCCTTCAGCAACCATGACCAAG GAATATTATGCATTATCTGAGAATAGAGCTGATGAAGTTGATGGCAGTCATGCTGTTCGTTGGAGGATGTTGATGAAGGTGGACACACAGGATTATGGACCTGACAATCCAGCTCCATCTCTTCCATCTCTTCCGGAGCCTCCTCCAAGACGTATCTCTCGCGGCCCCCCTAATAGAAGTGACTATACAACTCCATTAGGAAGTGACGATCCAACTCCAACTCTTCCGGAGCCTCCTTCCGGATGTATCCCTCACGGTCCCCCTACTGGAAGTGACGATCCAACTCCATTAGGAAGTGACGATCCAACTCCAACTCTTCCGGAGCCTCCTTCCGGGCGTATCCCTCATGGTCCCCCTAATGGAAGTGACGATCCAACTCCATTAGGAAGTGACGATCCAACTCCAACTCTTCTAGAGCCTCCTTCCGGGCGTATTCCTCACGGTCCCCCTAATGGAAGTGATGATCCGACTCTATTTGGAAGTGACGATCCAACTCCATCTCTTCCGGAGCCTCCTTCCGGACGTATCCCTCATGACCCTCCTAATGGTTAG